The Deltaproteobacteria bacterium genome includes a window with the following:
- a CDS encoding pyridoxamine 5'-phosphate oxidase family protein, whose product MNEKLMEYFNKQPRLGTLSTAAKDGKVNVAYFGSPLMTDPKTVFMGLGNNRTLANLKENPWAAYMIMEPGKTLPEWKGVRLYLKAAEIATEGEKLEKIRTLIAEKAGPNAAKMIQAAVTFEVLEIRPLADFGQGWEKSI is encoded by the coding sequence ATGAATGAGAAATTGATGGAATACTTTAATAAGCAGCCCCGTCTGGGCACCCTGAGCACGGCCGCCAAAGACGGCAAGGTCAATGTGGCCTATTTTGGTTCCCCCCTGATGACCGATCCCAAGACCGTATTTATGGGTCTGGGGAATAACCGGACCTTAGCCAATCTTAAGGAAAACCCCTGGGCCGCCTATATGATCATGGAACCGGGGAAGACTCTGCCCGAATGGAAAGGAGTCCGCCTCTATCTGAAAGCCGCTGAAATCGCGACGGAAGGGGAAAAACTGGAAAAGATTCGGACCCTTATCGCTGAAAAAGCCGGTCCCAATGCGGCGAAAATGATCCAGGCGGCTGTGACCTTTGAGGTGCTGGAGATCAGGCCCCTGGCTGACTTCGGGCAGGGTTGGGAAAAATCCATTTAG